The proteins below come from a single Candida albicans SC5314 chromosome 7, complete sequence genomic window:
- a CDS encoding ERMES complex subunit (Ortholog(s) have role in establishment or maintenance of cell polarity, mitochondrial outer membrane translocase complex assembly, mitochondrion inheritance, mitochondrion-ER tethering, phospholipid transport), with protein sequence MSFDINWNQLTIDDTINQSIKEFLDQQFKNISLPSFISNLAVTDFNLGEIPPEVTIRHIGDPFEEFYEDENNLGVMNEANNDSKDEHLKNHGDGINKDSGYNSQNLDDEDEDDEDDDEDDEDEEEEDEDDYDDHDLGTINEGISLLNFNENSTTPSANSFAGSAAPPLPPPLNPSRDSFHSILHPYGVNSIIGATGAGSETPTNILNQNYLSSRVLPKISVKQKQPHHDDNDIQLIVEINYKGDMHINLLVNLLVNYPSPNFISLPIKLHITDIVIHSIATIAYLKKSVFLSFLCDVDDTFPDFDSNVQTPTSTTGGNFVDYYSNDATINKERIDIVKKIKIESEIGEVENNILRNVGKVEKFLVEQLRNILRDEIAWPSWICIDMNDDDDEEEEEEESEDNDGGNSDLNDNDGKHGDGRTDETEAGE encoded by the coding sequence ATGTcatttgatattaattGGAATCAATTAACAATTGATGACACGATCAATCAATCGATAAAAGAGTTTTTGGATCAgcaattcaaaaatatctCACTCCCATCATTTATTTCCAATCTTGCAGTGACTGATTTTAATTTAGGAGAAATACCTCCTGAAGTTACGATCCGACATATTGGTGATCCATTTGAAGAGTTttatgaagatgaaaataatttagGAGTAATGAATGAGGctaataatgattcaaaAGATGAACATTTGAAGAACCACGGTGATGGGATCAATAAAGATAGTGGATATAATAGTCAGAATCTTGATGACGAGGATGAAGACGATGAGGATGACGACGAGGATGAtgaagacgaagaagaagaagatgaagatgactACGACGATCACGATTTAGGAACCATTAATGAAGGGATTAGTTTGTTGAACTTTAATGAAAACTCAACCACTCCTTCTGCTAACTCATTTGCAGGTCTGGCTgcaccaccactaccaccacctcTAAACCCTTCACGAGATTCTTTccattcaattcttcatccaTATGGTGTTAATAGCATAATAGGGGCCACAGGTGCTGGGTCGGAAACACCTACAAATAtactaaatcaaaattatctATCTTCCAGAGTATTACCAAAAATATCtgtaaaacaaaaacaaccTCAtcatgatgataatgacaTTCAACTTATTGTggaaataaattataaagGTGACATGCATATCAACTTGTTGGTGAATTTATTAGTAAATTATCCATCACCCAATTTCATATCATTGCCGATAAAGTTACATATTACTGACATAGtgattcattcaattgCCACTATTGCCTATTTAAAGAAATCAGTGTTTTTGTCTTTCCTAtgtgatgttgatgatacATTCCCTGATTTTGATAGTAATGTACAAACTCCTACATCTACTACTGGTggaaattttgttgattattacTCCAATGACGCAACTAtcaataaagaaagaattgatattgttaaaaagattaaaattgaaagtgAAATTGGTGAAGTTGAGAATAATATACTAAGAAATGTGGGGAAAGTTGAGAAATTTTTAGTTGAACAATTGAGGAATATTTTACGTGATGAGATTGCTTGGCCAAGTTGGATCTGTATTGACAtgaatgatgatgatgatgaggaggaggaggaggaagaacTGGAAGACAATGATGGTGGTAACAGtgatttaaatgataatgatggtAAACATGGAGATGGAAGGACTGATGAGACAGAAGCTGGAGAATAA
- a CDS encoding uncharacterized protein (Protein similar to S. pombe SPBC1709.16c a predicted aromatic ring-opening dioxygenase; induced by benomyl treatment or in azole-resistant strain that overexpresses MDR1; Spider biofilm induced) has product MYELDDFGNKGAWNTVKKIGNNIKKNWKPDYIIVISAHWQSKGDNLIEIDCPRNNEENPLIYDFYGFPDHMYKEEFHSKNNLFIANEIKKELEKNGFNSSLTNRGIDHGVWVPFKVAFSDYNTQSRPQPEVKGLDLPDTSVIQVSLTSRDGDFAKHFKLGEVLSKFRNELIWDESRQKYLSGLIICSGMSVHNLRDLGASFRQPKQIMPYVKPFNQLLTKTVEENHGESLLQAFLELKKNPLLRQAHPTLEHFLPIVVAGGVASKSDDNIKEVYNDSMLSLGWGVYQVGQYNNNNSSKV; this is encoded by the coding sequence ATGTATGAATTAGATGATTTTGGTAATAAAGGAGCATGGAATACCGTTAAGaaaattggtaataatattaaaaagaattggaaacCAGATTATATTATTGTGATCAGTGCTCATTGGCAAAGTAAGGGagataatttgattgaaattgattgcCCTCGAAACAATGAAGAAAATCCATTAATCTATGATTTTTACGGATTTCCTGATCATATGTATAAAGAAGAATTCCAttctaaaaataatttgtttattgcCAATGAgattaaaaaagaattagaaaagAATGGGTTTAATTCCAGTCTTACAAATCGTGGAATTGATCATGGTGTTTGGGTACCGTTTAAAGTAGCATTCAGTGACTATAATACACAATCTAGACCCCAACCAGAGGTCAAAGGTTTGGATTTACCAGATACATCTGTAATCCAAGTTTCATTAACTTCTAGAGATGGTGATTTTGCTAAACATTTTAAATTGGGAGAAGTTTTGAGCAAGTTCAGGAACGAATTGATTTGGGATGAATCGAGACAGAAGTATTTATCAGGGTTAATTATTTGTTCAGGAATGTCAGTTCATAATTTAAGAGATTTAGGTGCTTCCTTCCGTCAACCTAAACAGATAATGCCTTATGTCAAACcatttaatcaattattgacTAAAACAGTTGAAGAGAATCATGGCGAAAGTTTATTACAAGCAtttttagaattgaaaaagaatccATTATTACGTCAAGCTCATCCTACTTTAGAACATTTCTTACCAATAGTTGTTGCCGGAGGTGTTGCTTCGAAATCCGATGACAATATTAAAGAAGTTTACAATGATTCAATGCTCAGTTTAGGTTGGGGTGTCTACCAAGTTGGCCAgtacaataacaataacagcTCAAAAGTGTAA
- a CDS encoding uncharacterized protein (Ortholog(s) have mitochondrion localization), whose product MSKFVIPTALKELRFHLSQTGEASIPVRNFLTKNYPSLKTQSNYKLPILIRESYGIPPTLTARFERGEEVKTSLEGLDEAGVEKALNELLKR is encoded by the coding sequence ATGTCTAAGTTTGTTATTCCAACTGCCTTAAAAGAATTAAGATTTCATTTATCACAAACAGGAGAAGCTTCAATACCTGTGAGAAACTTTTTAACTAAAAACTATCCAAGTTTGAAGACTCAACTGAATTACAAATTACCAATTTTGATTAGAGAAAGTTATGGTATCCCACCTACATTAACTGCTAGATTTGAAAGAGGTGAAGAAGTGAAAACAAGTTTAGAAGGTTTGGATGAAGCTGGTGTTGAAAAGgcattaaatgaattattaaaaagaTAG
- a CDS encoding uncharacterized protein (Protein of unknown function), producing MVVSYSVLMRLIKLCKKIVVKENRFSKNPSARKLSKNLLRQIILYGKNYFRTLRKLHKLISVSLTNLLCIFGLGYTTLNSVSVSRDFSHTKSCTIPPQILLSPHSREYLRQRKRRYYHYYHTHFPSPARPSLTLPSLIRDLTLTQL from the coding sequence ATGGTTGTATCTTATAGTGTACTAATGagattgattaaattgtGTAAGAAAATAGttgtaaaagaaaatagatTTAGTAAAAATCCCAGCGCTAGAAAACTACTGAAAAATTTGCTAAgacaaataattttgtatGGCAAAAATTATTTCCGCACCCTTCGGAAATTACACAAACTAATCTCCGTTTCCCTAACAAATTTACTATGTATTTTTGGGCTCGGGTACACGACCCTTAACTCCGTCTCCGTGTCACGTGATTTTTCCCATACAAAATCCTGCACAATCCCGCCACAAATACTCTTATCTCCGCATTCTCGGGAATACCTCAGacaaagaaagagaagatactaccactactaccacACTCATTTTCCCTCTCCAGCACGCCCCAGCCTCACACTTCCTTCTCTCATCCGCGATCTAACATTAACGCAAC
- the GCN3 gene encoding translation initiation factor eIF2B subunit alpha (Putative translation initiator; downregulated in the presence of human whole blood or polymorphonuclear (PMN) cells), translated as MADFDIKETYLKFLEEDKDMTMPIAAIESLVSMLKAKSPSTSSELINLVSKNIDLLKSSIPNNISLSAGCDLFMRFVLRNTNVYSDWESFSQNLVENGELFVQRAKESRLKSAEYGVPFIKDDDVILVHSYSRVVYSLLLKAKQEKLIRFKVLVTESRPTGNGYYMARKLKEADIPVEVIVDNAVGYVLHKVDKILVGAEGVAESGGVINHIGTYQIGCLAKVNNKPFYVVTESHKFVRLFPLAPNDLPNSISHFDYDENRTEELNHSGQELFETRFVDFTPHEYITALITDLGVLTPSAVSEELIKIWYD; from the coding sequence ATGGCTGATTTTGACATTAAGGAAACGTATCTTAAGTTTTTAGAAGAAGACAAAGATATGACTATGCCTATCGCGGCAATTGAGTCACTTGTGTCAATGTTAAAAGCAAAGTCACCATCAACTTCCTCcgaattaatcaatttagtttcgaaaaatattgatttattaaagtCTTCAATTCCCAACAATATTTCTCTTTCTGCTGGGTGTGATTTATTTATGAGATTTGTGTTGAGAAACACTAATGTATATTCTGATTGGGAGTCATTTTCACAGAATCTTGTTGAGAATGGAGAATTGTTTGTTCAACGTGCTAAGGAATCAAGACTTAAACTGGCAGAATACGGTGTTCCATTTATCAAGGATGACGATGTAATATTAGTTCATTCATATTCACGTGTCGTTTACAGTCTATTGTTGAAGGCTAAACAGGAGAAGCTAATTCGATTCAAAGTTTTGGTTACCGAGAGTAGACCAACAGGAAATGGATACTACATGGCTAGGAAATTGAAAGAGGCAGACATACCGGTTGAGGTTATTGTAGATAACGCAGTGGGATATGTTTTGCATAAAGTAGACAAAATCTTGGTTGGTGCCGAAGGGGTCGCTGAAAGTGGTGGAGTAATAAATCACATTGGAACGTATCAAATTGGCTGTTTAGCTAAAGTCAACAATAAGCCTTTCTATGTCGTGACCGAGTCTCACAAATTTGTCAGATTGTTTCCCTTGGCACCTAATGACCTACCTAACAGCATTAGTCATTTCGATTATGACGAAAACAGAACCGAAGAGCTCAACCACAGTGGACAAGAACTTTTCGAAACCAGGTTTGTTGATTTCACACCTCATGAATACATTACTGCTTTGATAACAGATTTGGGAGTATTGACTCCATCTGCAGTCAGTGAAGAGTTGATAAAAATATGGTACGATTGA
- a CDS encoding DNA-directed RNA polymerase III subunit (Predicted RNA polymerase III subunit C37; Spider biofilm induced) yields the protein MSSLFINEEDDMTPEPYKPSTSTIREEEEEVQVKQEFPDEKMVDPDEDDPIVESIPLLINTVPERAKQSLHVLQYAGRPKSRPNRAGNCHASIKPESQYLQVKVPLDTEKFFNVDKIQEWGEQIVEQTISGVLDGSYEVGNYAAKIINDSDGRRVVLIPVDSTVQLKPSFKYIDDLEAQSIQQRRQQESTNEKPANVQILQSAAKHSTQSGEFSHSLGDSLKSVKHFEEEEWQNLIWKRGDDDVTKSIKFGLDHHTDTNIELKTNTSYDEYIDMLINN from the coding sequence ATGAGCCTGTTATTCATTAATGAGGAGGATGATATGACTCCCGAACCATATAAACCATCAACATCTACAATCAgggaggaagaagaagaagtgcAAGTGAAACAAGAATTTCCAGACGAGAAGATGGTTGATCcagatgaagatgatccAATAGTCGAATCGATACCATTACTTATAAACACAGTACCAGAAAGGGCGAAACAGTCATTACATGTTTTGCAATATGCCGGTCGACCCAAATCACGCCCAAATAGAGCTGGAAATTGCCATGCCTCAATAAAACCAGAATCACAATATCTTCAAGTGAAAGTACCCCTTGATACtgaaaaattctttaacGTCGACAAAATTCAAGAATGGGGTgaacaaattgttgaacaaaCCATTCTGGGTGTGCTAGATGGGTCTTATGAAGTAGGAAACTATGCtgcaaaaataataaatgacAGCGATGGAAGAAGAGTTGTATTGATTCCAGTGGATAGTACAGTCCAATTAAAACCTTCATTCAAGTACATTGACGATTTGGAAGCCCAAAGTATCCAACAAAGAAGACAACAAGAGAGTACTAATGAAAAACCAGCAAATGTCCAAATTTTACAATCAGCTGCTAAGCATTCTACTCAATCTGGAGAATTTCTGCATTCTTTGGGAGACTCATTGAAACTGGTAAAGCATtttgaagaagaggaaTGGCAAAATCTAATTTGGAAAAGAGGCGATGATGATGTAACCAAGAGTATAAAGTTTGGTTTAGATCACCACACAGATACtaatattgaattaaaaacaaacacTTCATATGATGAATACATAGACATGTTAATAAATAACTGA
- the DBP7 gene encoding putative ATP-dependent RNA helicase (Putative ATP-dependent DEAD-box RNA helicase; Hap43-induced; rat catheter biofilm induced) produces the protein MDDDDELLLNFAAPDTSSVAASKNQNVKVSGGRWKDRRKLQLALQGRTKKRQPETGVNLIPVDESKRKRDSEDKVQLDSNKRSKFTESKGENGGKGDSYVSSLFTNNQPTSHLAPTSTTKELTYLPSNAPMKDATNFSGLGLNEKLSIHLTDHLRFMHPTKIQQLVIPSLISTENDLFVKAQTGSGKTLAFVLPIFHKLMRENKFKINRESGLFAIILTPTRELATQIYGVLETLTRCHHWIVPGIVIGGEKKKSEKARLRKGCNILVATPGRLADHLENTKTLDISQLRWLVLDEGDKLMELGFEDTIAQITAKIDSNSKIADTAEKWQGLPSRRINMLCSATLHSNVKKLGSIVLKDPEMISVETASVAGTVSFDETIATTTSTAPDQLIQNVVVVPPKLRLVTLDALLLKISKHSAERTIVFFSCSDSVDFHFDVFTRDGKKFKKVTDEETGEVKTVLVSPEDDENDGLLTAPQLSDNTIIYKLHGSLSQQTRASTLQSFVKDNNSYNKILFCTDVASRGLDLPNVANVIEYDPPFTIDDHLHRIGRSARLGNEGNATLFLLPGIEEGYVDGKLRVAHPREGNLRVKNYEKILQEGFAQGNIKSKDNKLGKWDIHATTWHLDVERWLLEDQASHDEAVRAFTSHIRAYATHLSSEREFFNVKLLHLGHLAKSFGLRETPKKLGKSVGNNSNYSESKKGKKEDPRKKMLRMAKMAVKSASSEFNY, from the coding sequence ATggatgacgatgatgaattATTGTTGAACTTTGCTGCACCAGACACTTCATCGGTTGCAGCTtccaaaaatcaaaacgTTAAAGTTCTGGGTGGTAGATGGAAAGATAGAAGAAAATTGCAACTTGCATTACAAGGTAGAACCAAAAAGAGACAACCAGAAACCGGCGTAAATCTTATTCCAGTCGATGAATCCAAACGTAAACGGGACTCTGAAGATAAGGTACAACTCGACTCAAACAAAAGGTCAAAGTTCACTGAAAGCAAAGGTGAAAATGGTGGGAAGGGTGATTCATATGTATCATCTTTATTTACTAACAATCAACCAACATCTCATTTAGCGCCAACGTCGACTACCAAAGAACTTACTTATTTGCCATCCAATGCACCTATGAAAGATGCAACTAATTTTTCTGGTTTAGGGTTGAATGAGAAATTGTCAATTCATCTAACTGATCATTTACGATTCATGCATCCAACGAAAATTCAACAGTTGGTGATACCGAGTTTAATATCAACAGAAAACGATTTATTTGTGAAAGCACAAACAGGGTCTGGTAAAACATTGGCATTTGTGTTGCCCATATTCCATAAATTAATGAGAGagaataaattcaaaattaatcGGGAATCAGGATTATTTGCTATAATTTTAACACCAACCCGTGAATTGGCGACACAGATTTATGGAGTTTTAGAGACATTGACAAGATGCCATCATTGGATAGTTCCAGGGATAGTCATTGGTggtgaaaagaaaaaatcaGAAAAGGCAAGATTAAGAAAAGGTTGTAATATATTAGTTGCTACACCGGGGAGATTGGCTGATCATTTGGAGAATACAAAAACATTGGATATAAGTCAGTTGAGATGGCTTGTATTAGATGAAGGTGATAAATTGATGGAGTTGGGATTTGAGGATACTATTGCACAAATTACTGCCAAAATAGAttcaaattccaaaattgcTGATACCGCCGAGAAATGGCAAGGGTTACCATCGAGAAGAATAAATATGTTATGTTCAGCTACATTGCATAGTAATgtgaaaaaattgggtaGTATTGTGTTGAAAGATCCTGAAATGATTTCAGTAGAAACAGCTTCTGTTGCTGGAACTGtatcatttgatgaaaCTATAGCAACTACTACAAGTACGGCACCAGATCAGTTGATTCAAAACGTTGTAGTTGTTCCACCCAAGTTGAGGTTGGTCACATTAGAtgcattattattgaaaattagTAAACACTCTGCTGAAAGAACAATAGTGTTTTTCTCGTGTTCAGATTCAGTTGATTTCCATTTTGATGTATTCACTCGAGACGGtaaaaagtttaaaaaagTGACTGATGAAGAAACAGGTGAAGTGAAAACTGTGCTAGTTCTGCCTGAAGATGACGAAAATGATGGTTTGCTTACCGCGCCTCAATTAAGCGACAACACAATCATATATAAGCTTCATGGTTCACTTTCACAACAGACCCGTGCCAGTACATTACAGTCGTTTGTTAAAGATAACAATTCATATAACAAAATCTTGTTTTGTACTGATGTTGCATCTCGTGGGTTGGATTTACCAAATGTTGCTAATGTCATAGAGTATGATCCTCCTTTCACTATTGATGATCATTTGCACAGAATTGGTAGATCGGCAAGATTGGGTAATGAAGGTAATGcaactttatttttactTCCAGGGATTGAAGAAGGGTATGTAGATGGGAAATTAAGAGTTGCTCATCCAAGAGAAGGAAACTTGAGAGTTAAGaattatgaaaaaatattacaAGAAGGATTTGCCCAAGGAAACATCAAATCAAAGGATAATAAGTTGGGAAAATGGGATATTCATGCCACTACTTGGCACCTTGATGTTGAAAGATGGTTATTAGAGGATCAAGCCAGTCATGACGAAGCTGTCAGGGCTTTTACTTCTCATATACGTGCATACGCAACTCATTTATCGTCGGAACGTGAGTTTTTCAATGTGAAATTATTACATTTAGGTCATTTAGCGAAAAGTTTTGGATTAAGAGAAACACCAAAGAAGTTAGGTAAATCAGTTGGTAATAATAGCAATTACTCAGAATCCAAAAAGGGTAAAAAAGAGGAcccaagaaagaaaatgttGAGGATGGCCAAGATGGCTGTTAAATCTGCAAGTAGCgaatttaattattaa
- a CDS encoding 5'-(N(7)-methyl 5'-triphosphoguanosine)-(mRNA) diphosphatase (Ortholog(s) have RNA 7-methylguanosine cap binding, exoribonuclease activator activity, m7G(5')pppN diphosphatase activity) produces the protein MPLKELVSQFSFTRVLKSDSQTKTISILGKIDNKDAIVTIEKSHFNTGSDLDLQKLITELSLINSNDVYYWSTATLFQEVLELPGAKLNLIYPATETHIRKYDDQKLHYVRETPEMYQKYVIPYIETMKGDRLKWVYNILFEGKESETFVYHDKSPTGFVLLPDMKWDGKNLDTLYLCCIVNRLDISCVRDLNDSHIDYLTNLQKIVKEVTVNKYGIKPDQLRVFLHYQPSYYHFHLHIVNVQHPGLGDGIAIGKAILLDDAIDNLKLDGQYYTKKTIGFVLGENHGLWQIEGYRDLHFKQN, from the coding sequence ATGCCACTAAAGGAACTAGTTAGCCAGTTTAGTTTTACCAGAGTATTGAAAAGTGACTCTCAAACTAAAACAATTTCTATACTAGGTAAAATAGATAACAAGGATGCAATTGTAACCATTGAGAAATCCCATTTTAATACTGGCTCAGATCTTGACTTGCAGAAATTAATCACTGAGTTATCTTTAATCAATTCCAATGATGTCTACTATTGGTCAACAGCAACTTTATTCCAGGAGGTGTTGGAATTGCCCGGTGCAAAATTGAACTTGATTTATCCAGCTACGGAAACTCACATTAGAAAATACGATGATCAAAAATTGCATTATGTCAGAGAGACACCAGAAATGTACCAAAAATATGTTATTCCCTATATTGAAACTATGAAAGGTGATAGATTGAAATGGGTTTACAATATATTGTTTGAGGGAAAGGAAAGTGAAACATTTGTATATCATGATAAGTCTCCCACAGGATTTGTGTTGTTGCCCGATATGAAATGGGATGGGAAAAATTTGGATACATTGTATTTATGTTGTATTGTTAACAGACTAGACATATCTTGTGTGAGAGATTTGAATGATAGTCACATTGACTATTTGACTAATTTGCAAAAAATTGTGAAAGAAGTTACAGTTAACAAGTATGGAATTAAGCCTGACCAATTGAGAGTATTTTTACACTATCAACCATCgtattatcattttcatttacaCATTGTAAATGTGCAGCATCCTGGATTAGGAGATGGTATAGCTATTGGGAAAGCTATATTGCTAGATGATGCTATAGATAACTTGAAATTGGATGGACAGTAttacaccaaaaaaacCATTGGCTTTGTATTGGGTGAAAACCATGGATTATGGCAAATTGAAGGTTATAGAGATTTACATTTTAAGCAAAACTAA
- a CDS encoding uncharacterized protein (Putative oxidoreductase; mutation confers hypersensitivity to toxic ergosterol analog; rat catheter and Spider biofilm induced) produces the protein MIAPNLLQIIVVGAGLIGPRHALHVSNNPQTDLFAIIDPNPATADVAETFNTLYFPSIESCMKYCDENSIPYPDGAIVCTPNHTHVSVGAELASYGIHLLVEKPIGSTPEDAKALKHYCEIKNVKVLVGHHRRFNPYILATKKNLFKVGQIIAIQGSWMLSKPQEYFDISPWRKNTSTGGGVLLINLVHDLDLLQYMFGRIQRIYAELLSQQRTHEADEGAALTIKFESGVTGTFICSDNVVSPFNFESGTGENPTIPQNQGVSGIYRIFGSKGTLSMPDMKLYHQDKGVTSSWTNPINETVIESDLDKLPFDSQLEHFIDLIRGNVKEPWCSIDDGISALLCIDAVMRSIESDMPVKVQDIKSVSADYKKLGIDQGVFM, from the coding sequence ATGATTGCTCCAAATCTCCTTCAAATAATAGTTGTGGGGGCAGGTTTAATTGGTCCTAGACATGCATTACACGTTTCCAACAATCCTCAAACTGATTTATTTGCAATAATAGATCCTAACCCCGCCACTGCCGATGTTGCGGAAACTTTCAACACGTTATATTTCccatcaattgaatcatgTATGAAATATTGTGATGAAAACTCGATTCCATACCCAGATGGTGCCATAGTGTGTACTCCCAATCATACCCATGTTTCCGTGGGTGCTGAATTAGCATCCTATGGAATTCATTTATTAGTCGAAAAACCAATAGGAAGTACACCTGAAGATGCCAAGGCATTAAAACATTATTGTGAGATAAAAAATGTAAAAGTTCTTGTGGGTCATCATAGAAGATTCAATCCTTATATCTTGGCCACAAAGAAAAACTTGTTTAAAGTTGGTCAAATAATTGCCATTCAAGGAAGTTGGATGTTGAGTAAACCAcaagaatattttgatataTCACCATGGAGGAAAAATACAAGCACTGGAGGTGGTGTGctattgatcaatttagTACACGATTTGGATTTATTACAATATATGTTTGGTAGGATTCAGCGAATTTATGCAGAATTACTACTGCAACAAAGAACTCATGAAGCCGATGAAGGTGCAGCCTTGACGATTAAATTCGAAAGTGGGGTAACTGGTACATTCATTTGTTCCGATAATGTCGTATCACCgtttaattttgaaagtGGTACCGGTGAAAATCCTACAATTCCTCAGAATCAAGGGGTGTCAGGTATTTATCGTATATTTGGGTCTAAAGGTACCTTATCGATGCCTGATATGAAATTGTATCATCAAGATAAAGGCGTCACATCTTCATGGACTAATCCAATAAATGAGACTGTTATTGAACTGGATTTGGACAAATTACCGTTTGATTCTCAGTTGGAAcattttattgatttaattagaGGTAATGTCAAAGAACCTTGGtgttcaattgatgatggtATTTCTGCGTTATTGTGTATTGATGCAGTTATGAGGTCGATTGAAAGTGATATGCCAGTGAAAGTTCAGGATATTAAAAGTGTGTCGGCCGATTATAAAAAGTTAGGGATTGACCAAGGTGTTTTTATGTAG